The Blautia hydrogenotrophica DSM 10507 genome window below encodes:
- a CDS encoding transglycosylase domain-containing protein encodes MNYGKKSTSKKRKALTSRSSMIEKRAHVSALRVLFISLLTLGVIVIFGGIGAFKGVIDNAPDVDDIDIMPLGYASFLYDGDGNQIRKLAAPDSNRLPVSIDDIPLDLQHAVVAIEDERFYEHNGIDVRGILRAFVKGVSDGTFSEGASTITQQLLKNNVFTDWTNESTWLEKFTRKFQEQYLAIQVEKKINDKEVILENYLNTINLGAGAYGVQAAAQRYFNKDVKDLTLSECATIAGITQNPTKYNPIINPEDNAKRRKVVLERMLEQGYISQSEYEEALADDVYSRIQQTESQTTTTSVYTYFEDEVIDQAIDALVSVKGYTETQARNALYSGGLDVYTTLDPEVQTILDEEYSNPDNFPSGTQYALDFALTVSNPDGEEVNYSKEMLTLYFKNQDPDFDLLFDSPEEGQSYVDQYKASILADGSTVIAERVSFAPQPQSSMSIIDPSTGYVKALIGGRGEKAASLTLNRATDTTRQPGSTFKILSTYAPALNEKGMTLATTFEDEPYEYPDGTPVRNSNNSYGGETTIRKAIQNSVNVVAVKCLEEVTPSLGLEYLDSFGFTTLAHGDASDTDSDGNVYSDANLPLALGGITYGVTNVELNAAYSAIANGGKYIKPIYFTKILDREGNVLIDNTPEETEVIKESTAWLLTNAMEDVVKYGTATNCQLSNMPVAGKTGTTDTYNDLWFVGYTPYYCCAVWSGYDNNEKIPSDYMSRNFHKLLWQKVMSRLHEDLDYKDFEQPPTVEKESVCSTTGLLPRLGCPTVTEYFDITSLPTQRCEKHYYTYTPPATDYDDDDTDKSNTDTGTTGTPTPDPGENPGDDNTGEEPGEDPGENPGGEDPGTDPGEDPGTEDPGDIPTEPTGSS; translated from the coding sequence ATGAATTACGGAAAAAAATCGACTTCTAAGAAGCGTAAGGCTTTGACTTCTCGATCTTCCATGATAGAAAAACGGGCACACGTATCCGCTTTGCGGGTTTTATTCATATCTTTGCTCACCTTAGGCGTCATCGTCATCTTCGGCGGAATCGGTGCCTTTAAAGGAGTTATTGATAATGCGCCTGATGTGGATGACATCGACATTATGCCCCTCGGCTACGCGTCTTTCCTGTACGACGGAGACGGTAATCAGATTCGAAAGCTGGCAGCTCCAGATTCAAACCGTCTTCCTGTGTCCATTGACGATATCCCTCTGGATCTCCAGCACGCTGTAGTCGCCATCGAAGATGAACGTTTCTATGAACACAACGGAATAGACGTGCGCGGAATCCTCCGTGCATTTGTCAAAGGCGTCTCCGACGGTACCTTTTCAGAAGGCGCCAGTACCATAACCCAGCAGTTATTGAAGAACAATGTCTTTACAGACTGGACAAACGAATCTACCTGGCTGGAAAAATTCACACGAAAATTCCAGGAACAGTATCTGGCAATTCAGGTGGAAAAAAAGATCAATGACAAAGAAGTCATTTTGGAAAATTATCTGAATACCATCAATCTCGGTGCTGGAGCCTATGGTGTGCAGGCAGCCGCCCAGCGCTATTTTAACAAAGACGTCAAAGATTTAACCCTTTCTGAATGTGCTACCATAGCCGGTATTACACAGAACCCTACCAAATACAATCCGATCATTAATCCCGAAGACAATGCAAAACGTCGAAAGGTTGTCCTGGAACGAATGCTGGAACAAGGGTATATTTCCCAATCGGAATACGAAGAAGCATTGGCAGACGATGTCTATTCCCGTATTCAACAAACAGAATCACAAACGACAACCACTTCTGTGTACACTTATTTCGAGGACGAAGTAATTGATCAGGCCATCGATGCCTTAGTAAGCGTCAAAGGATATACTGAGACGCAGGCCAGAAACGCTCTTTACAGCGGAGGGTTAGACGTATACACCACCTTGGATCCAGAGGTTCAGACTATCTTAGATGAAGAGTATTCGAATCCTGACAATTTCCCAAGCGGTACTCAGTATGCCCTGGACTTTGCTCTCACTGTATCGAATCCTGACGGCGAGGAAGTAAACTACAGCAAAGAGATGCTGACTCTTTACTTCAAAAACCAAGACCCTGATTTTGATTTACTGTTTGATTCTCCTGAAGAAGGACAATCTTATGTAGACCAGTATAAGGCTTCTATCCTTGCCGACGGCAGCACGGTAATCGCTGAGAGAGTCAGCTTCGCTCCGCAGCCGCAGTCTTCTATGAGTATCATTGACCCAAGCACTGGTTACGTAAAGGCTCTGATCGGGGGCCGTGGTGAGAAAGCTGCCAGCCTGACCTTAAACCGTGCCACAGACACTACCCGTCAGCCTGGTTCTACTTTTAAGATACTATCCACCTACGCTCCAGCGTTGAACGAAAAAGGTATGACACTGGCCACTACTTTTGAGGACGAGCCCTACGAGTATCCTGACGGGACTCCCGTTCGAAACTCAAACAACAGTTACGGCGGAGAGACGACGATTCGAAAAGCAATCCAAAACTCTGTCAATGTAGTTGCTGTAAAATGTCTCGAAGAAGTAACTCCTAGTCTGGGATTGGAATATCTAGACAGCTTTGGGTTCACTACACTGGCTCACGGTGATGCCTCTGATACAGATTCTGATGGCAACGTCTACAGTGACGCTAACCTTCCCTTGGCATTGGGCGGAATCACTTACGGTGTCACGAACGTGGAGCTAAACGCGGCTTATTCAGCAATCGCAAATGGCGGTAAGTATATCAAACCTATTTATTTCACAAAAATTTTGGACAGGGAAGGAAATGTTCTTATAGACAATACCCCGGAAGAGACCGAGGTAATCAAAGAGAGTACCGCCTGGCTCCTAACCAATGCAATGGAAGATGTTGTCAAATACGGAACTGCTACGAACTGTCAGTTGAGCAACATGCCAGTGGCCGGTAAAACTGGTACCACCGACACCTACAACGACCTGTGGTTCGTGGGTTACACACCTTATTACTGCTGTGCTGTATGGTCCGGTTACGATAACAATGAAAAAATTCCGTCTGACTATATGTCGAGGAATTTTCACAAACTTTTGTGGCAAAAGGTCATGTCGAGGTTACACGAAGATCTGGATTACAAAGATTTTGAACAGCCGCCGACCGTCGAAAAAGAGAGCGTTTGTTCTACGACTGGACTGCTTCCCAGATTGGGCTGCCCAACAGTCACAGAATATTTTGATATCACCTCTCTTCCGACCCAGCGTTGTGAAAAACACTATTACACTTACACACCACCAGCTACAGACTACGACGATGATGACACAGATAAGTCCAACACGGATACAGGCACTACCGGCACCCCCACTCCTGACCCTGGCGAAAATCCCGGAGACGACAATACTGGAGAGGAACCTGGTGAAGATCCTGGTGAAAATCCCGGCGGCGAAGATCCGGGAACGGATCCCGGAGAAGATCCCGGCACTGAAGACCCGGGAGACATCCCTACAGAACCAACTGGTTCTAGCTGA
- the hprK gene encoding HPr(Ser) kinase/phosphatase: protein MKGVELTKMMQELNLKNATPDIDMSDKIITTSEINRPALQLAGYLAHFDNERVQIIGYVEYTYLQQMSEEERHFTYERFISSKIPCVIFSTMTTPTEDMLKLAVQYEVPTFITDRTTSSFMAELIRWLGVKLAPCISIHGVLVDVYGEGVLITGESGIGKSEAALELIKRGHRLVSDDVVELRKVSDVTLVGSAPDITRHFIELRGIGIIDVKTLFGVESVKNTQAVDLVIKLEEWDKDREYDRLGLHEEYIEYLGNKIVCHSLPIRPGRNLAVIVESAAVNHRQKKMGYNAAEELYRRVQESISRKR from the coding sequence ATGAAAGGCGTAGAACTTACGAAAATGATGCAGGAGCTGAATCTTAAAAATGCGACTCCTGATATCGACATGTCTGATAAGATTATTACAACATCAGAGATTAATCGTCCGGCTTTGCAGCTGGCGGGGTATTTGGCACACTTTGACAATGAGAGAGTTCAGATTATAGGGTATGTGGAGTATACTTACCTACAGCAGATGTCAGAGGAAGAGCGGCATTTTACCTATGAGCGTTTTATCTCCAGTAAAATTCCATGTGTGATCTTTAGTACAATGACGACTCCGACAGAGGATATGCTAAAATTAGCGGTGCAATATGAGGTGCCGACTTTTATCACAGACCGTACGACGTCCAGTTTTATGGCAGAGCTGATTCGGTGGCTGGGCGTGAAACTAGCGCCTTGCATTTCTATTCATGGTGTGCTTGTGGACGTCTATGGAGAGGGTGTGCTGATCACTGGTGAGAGTGGTATCGGTAAAAGTGAAGCGGCTCTGGAGCTTATTAAGAGGGGACATCGTCTCGTAAGTGATGATGTAGTGGAGCTACGCAAAGTCAGTGATGTGACTCTGGTTGGTTCAGCGCCAGACATCACTCGTCATTTTATTGAGCTTCGAGGGATTGGAATTATCGATGTGAAGACTTTATTTGGTGTGGAGAGCGTTAAAAATACACAGGCTGTGGATTTAGTGATTAAGTTGGAAGAGTGGGACAAAGATAGAGAATATGATCGCCTAGGGCTTCATGAAGAGTATATTGAGTATTTGGGAAATAAAATTGTCTGTCATTCACTTCCTATTCGGCCGGGACGTAACCTGGCGGTTATTGTAGAGTCAGCGGCGGTAAATCACCGTCAGAAGAAAATGGGATATAATGCGGCTGAAGAACTGTATCGCCGTGTGCAGGAAAGTATCTCAAGAAAACGATAG
- the rimI gene encoding ribosomal protein S18-alanine N-acetyltransferase → MVKIREMEMDDLESVAVLEEELFQVPWSLNGLFSFFLREDVCFFVAEEEGKLVGYCGIVTVLDEGDIVKVAVSGKYQRRGVGRRLLQGTMEKMREKGVRVFHLEVRESNQAAVGLYEKLGFVRDGTRKNYYENPVEDAILMSGS, encoded by the coding sequence GTGGTAAAGATACGAGAGATGGAGATGGATGATCTAGAGAGCGTAGCTGTTTTGGAAGAAGAATTGTTTCAGGTGCCTTGGTCTTTGAATGGGTTGTTTTCTTTTTTTCTAAGAGAGGATGTCTGTTTTTTTGTGGCTGAGGAAGAAGGGAAGCTCGTAGGCTACTGTGGAATTGTTACGGTTTTGGATGAAGGAGATATTGTAAAGGTCGCTGTCTCTGGAAAATATCAGCGCAGAGGTGTTGGGCGCAGGTTGCTGCAAGGAACGATGGAGAAGATGCGAGAAAAGGGTGTTCGTGTTTTTCATTTGGAAGTCCGAGAGAGTAATCAAGCGGCAGTCGGCTTGTATGAAAAGCTGGGTTTTGTAAGAGACGGGACTCGAAAGAACTATTATGAAAATCCCGTGGAAGATGCAATACTTATGAGTGGAAGTTGA
- a CDS encoding peptidylprolyl isomerase — protein sequence MANPVVTITMENGDVMKAELYPEIAPNTVNNFISLVKKGFYDGLIFHRVINGFMIQGGCPDGTGMGGPGYSIKGEFTQNGFVNQLKHEPGVLSMARAMHPDSAGSQFFLMHKTSPHLDGSYAAFGKVTEGLDVVNKIAEVPTDFRDKPLEPQVIKSMVVETFGVDYPDPEILH from the coding sequence ATGGCAAATCCAGTTGTAACCATCACCATGGAAAACGGTGACGTAATGAAAGCAGAATTATATCCGGAAATCGCGCCTAATACAGTAAATAACTTCATCAGCCTCGTCAAAAAAGGTTTTTATGATGGACTTATCTTTCACCGTGTCATCAACGGTTTTATGATTCAAGGTGGATGTCCCGACGGAACTGGAATGGGCGGTCCCGGTTACAGCATCAAGGGAGAATTCACTCAGAATGGTTTCGTAAACCAGTTAAAACATGAACCAGGCGTTCTCTCCATGGCAAGAGCCATGCATCCAGATTCTGCTGGCTCCCAGTTTTTCCTGATGCACAAGACTTCCCCTCATCTAGATGGAAGCTACGCAGCCTTTGGAAAAGTCACTGAAGGTCTGGATGTAGTTAACAAAATCGCCGAAGTTCCCACTGATTTTCGTGATAAACCTCTGGAACCCCAAGTTATTAAATCTATGGTTGTCGAGACTTTCGGCGTTGACTATCCAGACCCAGAAATACTCCATTAA
- a CDS encoding ROK family glucokinase, translated as MKRYCFGIDVGGTTIKCGLFQTDGKLLEKWEVKTRTENSGEKILPDIADTVEKKLQEKEISKEEVIGIGVGVPGPVNSQGDVIQAVNLFWGYKKVSEELEALTGIPAMAGNDANVAALGEAWKGAAAGEDNVVMVTLGTGVGGGIIVNGRILSGTHGAGGEIGHMNVNHEETESCNCGNQGCLEQMASATGIVRMAKKILCSCEDESMLRQKEITAKTVFDAYKQGDQLAQRVVEIFGEYLGGALACIACVTDPSVIVVGGGVSKAGKILTDCVEKYFKKYAFSSCKNTPIVLAKLENDAGIYGAAKMVL; from the coding sequence ATGAAGAGATATTGTTTTGGAATAGACGTGGGTGGAACTACGATCAAATGCGGCTTATTTCAGACAGATGGAAAGCTGTTAGAAAAATGGGAGGTCAAGACCCGTACGGAAAATTCTGGGGAAAAAATATTGCCGGATATTGCGGATACAGTGGAAAAAAAATTACAGGAAAAAGAGATCTCCAAAGAGGAAGTAATCGGTATCGGTGTAGGAGTACCGGGACCGGTGAATTCGCAGGGAGATGTGATACAAGCTGTCAATCTTTTCTGGGGATATAAGAAAGTCTCTGAAGAGCTAGAGGCGCTGACAGGGATTCCGGCCATGGCCGGAAATGATGCCAATGTAGCTGCATTGGGAGAAGCGTGGAAAGGTGCGGCAGCAGGAGAGGACAATGTAGTTATGGTAACTCTGGGAACCGGAGTTGGCGGCGGAATTATTGTGAACGGCCGTATTCTGTCAGGTACGCACGGCGCGGGCGGAGAGATTGGGCATATGAATGTGAATCATGAGGAGACGGAGTCCTGCAATTGTGGGAATCAAGGGTGTTTAGAACAGATGGCGTCAGCCACAGGAATTGTCAGAATGGCAAAGAAAATTCTATGTAGTTGTGAGGATGAGAGCATGCTCAGGCAGAAAGAAATCACTGCGAAAACCGTCTTTGATGCTTATAAGCAGGGAGATCAGCTGGCACAGAGAGTTGTGGAAATCTTTGGAGAATATCTTGGTGGAGCGCTTGCCTGTATTGCTTGCGTGACAGACCCCAGTGTAATAGTTGTGGGCGGTGGTGTATCAAAAGCAGGAAAGATCTTGACAGATTGTGTTGAAAAGTATTTTAAGAAATATGCATTTTCTTCCTGTAAAAATACACCGATTGTGCTGGCAAAATTAGAAAATGATGCTGGGATTTATGGAGCTGCTAAGATGGTTTTGTAA
- a CDS encoding YigZ family protein, giving the protein MLERYKTVYEGGQGEIVEKKSRFIANVRPVKSEEEAQAFIEEMKKKYWDARHNCSAYVIGEHREYTRCSDDGEPSQTAGRPMLDVLLGEDLYDTAVVVTRYFGGTLLGTGGLVRAYSKAVQEGLANSCIIERKHGILLAVETDYNGIGRIQYLAGERRIPIQEAEYTEKVCLKLLVPVNSMDEIQKAITEGTSGKAKMRKVKELYFAEKDGEYLLYEI; this is encoded by the coding sequence ATGTTGGAGAGATATAAAACGGTCTACGAGGGGGGACAAGGAGAGATTGTAGAGAAAAAATCTCGATTTATCGCAAACGTCCGCCCAGTGAAGAGTGAGGAAGAGGCCCAGGCTTTTATAGAGGAGATGAAGAAAAAATATTGGGATGCCAGACACAATTGTTCAGCCTATGTGATCGGAGAGCACAGAGAATATACTCGTTGCAGCGATGATGGGGAGCCGAGTCAGACGGCGGGACGTCCTATGTTAGATGTATTGTTAGGAGAAGATTTGTATGACACGGCGGTTGTGGTAACTCGTTATTTTGGTGGTACTTTGCTGGGTACCGGCGGATTGGTGCGCGCATATTCAAAAGCCGTTCAGGAAGGATTGGCTAATAGCTGCATCATAGAGAGAAAGCACGGGATCTTATTGGCTGTGGAGACAGATTACAATGGAATCGGCAGGATACAATATTTGGCGGGGGAGAGAAGAATTCCGATACAGGAAGCTGAGTATACAGAAAAAGTATGTCTGAAGCTCTTGGTTCCGGTCAATAGTATGGATGAGATTCAAAAGGCCATCACTGAGGGAACGAGCGGTAAGGCTAAGATGAGGAAAGTAAAGGAACTGTATTTTGCAGAAAAAGACGGAGAGTATCTGCTCTATGAGATTTGA
- the uvrC gene encoding excinuclease ABC subunit UvrC: MFDIQEELKKLPARPGVYIMHDEKDTIIYVGKAVSLRNRVRQYFQTSRNKGAKIESMVTHIARFEYIVTDSELEALVLECNLIKEHRPKYNTMLKDDKSYPFIKVTVNEAFPRVLFARRMKKDKAKYFGPYTSAGAVKDVIELVQKLYHIRTCNRNLPRDIGKERPCLFYHIHQCHGPCQGKVSQDEYRSQIQGALKFLNGDSDDIFRELEEKMLLASEELRFEDAMEYRDLCNSIRKIKERQKITSYGEEDKDVIAMAMEETDAVVQVFFIREGKLIGRDHFYLKVAQGDSRAQVLSSFLKQFYAGTPFIPREVMLQDEIEDGVIIQEWLTQRRGQRVYLRVPKKGTKEKLVELAAENAWMVLSKDKERIKREEGRTIGAVKEIESWIGLKGVQRIEAYDISNISGFESVGSMVVYEKGKPKRSDYRKFKIKWVQGPNDYASMEEVLTRRFTHESDKEYDSFALLPDLIMMDGGRGQVNVALKVLENLNLQIPVCGMVKDDHHRTRGLYYRNQEIPIDTSSEGFRLITRIQDEAHRFAIEFHRSLRSKEQVHSVLDEIPGIGPARRKALMRKFKSLEAVRDASLEELIQTEAMNERSARQVYEFFHAIGKLGDEGS, from the coding sequence GTGTTTGATATACAAGAGGAGTTGAAAAAACTTCCAGCCAGGCCAGGAGTCTACATTATGCACGATGAAAAAGACACGATTATTTATGTGGGGAAAGCGGTTAGTTTGAGAAATCGTGTGAGACAATATTTTCAGACCAGCAGAAATAAGGGGGCGAAAATTGAGTCCATGGTGACTCACATCGCACGGTTTGAGTATATTGTCACAGATTCTGAGTTGGAGGCTCTGGTTCTGGAGTGTAATTTGATCAAAGAACATCGCCCCAAATACAATACGATGCTGAAGGATGACAAGAGCTATCCATTTATAAAGGTTACGGTAAATGAGGCGTTTCCGAGAGTTTTATTTGCGCGTAGAATGAAAAAAGACAAGGCGAAATATTTTGGCCCTTATACAAGTGCAGGAGCTGTCAAAGATGTGATTGAGTTGGTTCAAAAGCTTTATCATATCCGAACCTGTAACAGAAATCTTCCCAGAGATATCGGAAAGGAGAGGCCTTGTCTGTTTTACCATATTCATCAATGCCATGGCCCTTGTCAGGGAAAAGTAAGCCAGGACGAGTATCGGAGCCAGATTCAAGGGGCTTTGAAGTTTCTAAATGGGGATTCCGACGATATTTTTCGGGAATTGGAGGAGAAGATGCTGTTGGCTTCTGAGGAGCTGAGATTTGAAGATGCAATGGAATACAGAGATCTGTGCAACAGTATACGGAAAATCAAGGAACGCCAGAAAATTACAAGTTATGGGGAAGAGGATAAGGATGTGATTGCCATGGCTATGGAAGAGACGGATGCGGTAGTCCAAGTCTTCTTTATCCGAGAAGGCAAATTGATTGGGAGAGATCATTTTTATCTCAAAGTGGCGCAGGGCGACAGCAGGGCTCAGGTTTTGTCCAGTTTTTTGAAACAGTTTTACGCAGGAACGCCGTTTATTCCCAGAGAAGTGATGCTGCAGGATGAAATTGAGGATGGCGTCATTATCCAGGAATGGCTGACTCAGAGAAGGGGGCAGAGAGTCTATCTGAGAGTACCCAAAAAAGGGACGAAAGAGAAACTCGTGGAATTGGCGGCCGAAAATGCATGGATGGTTTTGTCTAAGGATAAGGAAAGAATCAAAAGGGAAGAAGGCCGTACGATTGGAGCAGTAAAAGAGATTGAGAGTTGGATTGGATTAAAAGGTGTGCAGCGTATAGAGGCCTATGATATTTCCAACATCAGTGGATTTGAGTCAGTAGGCTCTATGGTGGTCTACGAAAAGGGAAAACCTAAGCGGAGTGACTATCGAAAATTTAAAATTAAGTGGGTTCAGGGGCCAAATGACTATGCCAGTATGGAAGAGGTACTGACCAGACGTTTCACCCATGAGAGTGATAAAGAATATGATAGCTTTGCTCTTCTGCCGGATTTGATTATGATGGACGGAGGGAGGGGGCAGGTCAATGTGGCACTGAAGGTTTTGGAAAATTTAAATCTTCAAATTCCAGTGTGTGGTATGGTAAAAGATGATCATCACAGAACCAGAGGTTTATATTACAGGAATCAGGAAATTCCTATTGATACATCCAGTGAAGGTTTTCGGCTGATAACCAGAATTCAGGATGAGGCTCACCGCTTTGCCATTGAATTTCATAGATCGCTTCGAAGCAAAGAACAGGTTCATTCTGTTTTAGATGAGATACCTGGAATTGGGCCGGCCAGGAGGAAAGCTTTGATGAGAAAGTTTAAGTCGCTAGAGGCGGTCAGGGATGCTTCCTTAGAGGAGCTTATCCAGACAGAGGCGATGAATGAGCGCAGCGCTCGTCAGGTCTATGAGTTTTTTCATGCTATAGGAAAGCTGGGGGATGAGGGGAGTTGA
- the tsaB gene encoding tRNA (adenosine(37)-N6)-threonylcarbamoyltransferase complex dimerization subunit type 1 TsaB codes for MKILGIDSSGLVASVAIVENDVLLSEYTVNHKKTHSQTLLPMLDEIVKMLELDLEQIDGIAVAAGPGSFTGLRIGAATAKGLGLALKKPLISVPTVDALAYNLYGAQGVVCPIMDARRSQVYTGIYRFVNGDFQIVEAQKAVGIHEILEELNELGEAVTFLGDGVPVFKETIMTASQVPVYFAPAHLNRQRAASVASLGTIYYMKGKVQTAAEHQPEYLRLSQAERERQQRQQGDQ; via the coding sequence ATGAAAATTTTAGGAATTGACAGTTCCGGGCTGGTGGCATCTGTGGCAATAGTGGAAAACGATGTGCTTTTGAGTGAGTACACGGTCAATCACAAGAAAACACACTCACAGACGCTGCTTCCAATGTTGGATGAGATTGTGAAGATGCTGGAGTTGGATTTAGAACAGATCGACGGGATTGCGGTGGCAGCGGGTCCCGGATCGTTTACAGGGCTTAGGATAGGGGCGGCGACTGCAAAAGGGCTGGGGCTGGCATTGAAAAAACCGTTGATTTCCGTACCAACTGTAGATGCTTTGGCATATAATCTATATGGCGCGCAAGGTGTTGTTTGTCCTATTATGGATGCGCGTCGCAGTCAAGTCTATACAGGGATATACCGTTTTGTGAATGGGGATTTTCAGATCGTAGAGGCACAGAAGGCTGTGGGAATCCATGAGATTTTGGAAGAACTTAATGAACTGGGAGAGGCAGTGACTTTTCTAGGAGACGGGGTACCAGTCTTTAAGGAAACGATTATGACTGCGAGTCAGGTACCAGTATATTTCGCACCGGCGCACCTAAACCGTCAGAGGGCTGCGTCAGTGGCTTCTCTGGGAACTATCTATTATATGAAAGGAAAGGTTCAGACGGCGGCGGAACACCAGCCGGAATATTTAAGATTGTCTCAGGCCGAGCGCGAAAGGCAACAGAGACAGCAAGGAGACCAATAA
- a CDS encoding ribonuclease Z — translation MLDVCLLGCGGMMPLPRRWLTALMTRYNGSTLLIDCGEGTQVAIKEKGWSFKPIDVICFTHFHGDHISGLPGLLLTMGNADRTEPLTLVGPRGVERVVNALRIIAPELPFPIQYIELTKAEEVLELNGYRITAFRVNHNVVCYGYSLEILRKGKFSVENAHAHEIPQRFWSRLQNGETIEEAGKTYTPDMVLGPDRKGIKVTYSTDTRPTESIARNAVNSDLFICEGMYGGKEKEAKAKEYKHMTFTEAATLAKAAKVKEMWLTHYSPSLVRPDEFLPEAREIFPETYLGKDGKSVELNFID, via the coding sequence ATGTTGGATGTATGTTTGTTAGGATGCGGTGGAATGATGCCGCTGCCGAGAAGATGGCTGACTGCACTAATGACGAGATATAATGGAAGTACTCTTTTGATTGATTGTGGCGAGGGGACTCAGGTGGCCATCAAGGAAAAAGGGTGGAGTTTTAAACCCATTGATGTGATTTGTTTTACACATTTTCACGGAGACCATATTAGTGGTTTGCCGGGCTTGCTGTTGACAATGGGAAATGCGGATCGCACAGAACCTTTGACACTGGTAGGGCCAAGAGGAGTGGAACGTGTGGTGAACGCGCTCAGGATTATTGCGCCGGAACTGCCTTTTCCGATTCAGTATATAGAATTGACCAAGGCTGAAGAGGTGTTGGAGTTGAACGGGTATCGGATTACTGCATTTCGGGTGAACCACAATGTAGTTTGCTATGGGTATTCGCTGGAGATATTGCGAAAAGGGAAGTTTTCGGTGGAGAATGCCCATGCCCATGAGATACCGCAGCGTTTTTGGAGCCGTCTGCAAAATGGGGAAACGATCGAGGAGGCGGGGAAAACTTATACGCCTGATATGGTGTTAGGTCCGGATCGAAAAGGAATTAAGGTAACTTATTCCACGGATACGAGGCCCACGGAATCCATTGCGCGAAACGCGGTGAACTCTGACCTATTTATCTGTGAAGGAATGTATGGCGGAAAGGAAAAGGAAGCAAAAGCGAAAGAATATAAACATATGACTTTTACAGAAGCGGCTACTCTTGCGAAGGCAGCCAAGGTAAAAGAAATGTGGCTGACACATTATAGTCCGTCTTTGGTGCGGCCGGATGAATTTCTTCCTGAAGCCAGAGAAATTTTCCCGGAAACGTATTTGGGAAAAGACGGGAAAAGTGTCGAGCTGAATTTTATAGATTAG
- the tsaE gene encoding tRNA (adenosine(37)-N6)-threonylcarbamoyltransferase complex ATPase subunit type 1 TsaE encodes MIYETNSAQETFELGRRIGQQAKKGQIYTLEGDLGVGKTVLTQGVAAGLKITEPISSPTFTILQEYQEGRLPFYHFDVYRIGDVEEMEEIGYDDYFFGDGICLIEWANLIQEILPENVISIVIEKNLEKGFDYRRITLEGVNLE; translated from the coding sequence ATGATATATGAGACCAACAGTGCACAGGAGACCTTTGAGTTGGGCAGACGAATTGGTCAGCAAGCGAAGAAAGGACAAATCTATACCTTAGAAGGGGATCTGGGAGTGGGAAAAACCGTGTTGACCCAGGGGGTGGCAGCAGGGTTGAAGATTACAGAGCCGATTAGCAGTCCAACGTTTACGATTTTACAGGAATATCAAGAGGGACGCCTCCCTTTTTACCATTTTGATGTCTATCGAATTGGTGACGTGGAAGAAATGGAGGAGATCGGATATGACGATTATTTTTTTGGAGACGGTATCTGTCTGATCGAGTGGGCGAATTTAATTCAGGAAATCCTGCCAGAGAATGTAATTTCTATTGTTATAGAAAAAAATTTGGAAAAAGGATTTGATTACCGCAGAATTACGTTGGAAGGGGTGAATTTGGAATGA